The Sphingobium yanoikuyae genome contains a region encoding:
- a CDS encoding Dps family protein, with amino-acid sequence MGKATEGHIDIGIDEKDRAAIAEGLSRLLADTYTLYLTTHNFHWNVTGPMFNTLHDMFMVQYTELWNSVDLIAERIRSLGHKAPGSYAQFSELASIDDAPADPPKALDMVAILVTGHEAVARTARSIFPLADKASDEPTADLLTQRLTVHEKTAWMLRSLLQN; translated from the coding sequence ATGGGCAAAGCCACCGAAGGGCATATCGATATCGGCATCGACGAGAAGGACCGCGCGGCCATCGCCGAAGGTCTCTCCCGTCTCTTGGCCGACACCTATACGCTCTACCTCACCACCCACAATTTCCATTGGAACGTGACCGGCCCGATGTTCAACACGCTCCATGACATGTTCATGGTGCAATATACCGAGCTGTGGAACTCGGTCGATCTCATCGCCGAGCGCATTCGTTCGCTGGGACACAAGGCGCCGGGCTCCTACGCGCAGTTCAGCGAACTGGCATCGATCGACGATGCGCCCGCCGATCCGCCCAAGGCGCTCGACATGGTCGCCATCCTGGTGACGGGCCATGAGGCGGTGGCGCGCACCGCGCGCTCGATCTTCCCCCTGGCTGACAAGGCGAGCGACGAGCCCACCGCCGATCTTTTGACCCAGCGGCTGACCGTGCACGAAAAGACGGCCTGGATGCTACGCTCGCTGCTGCAGAACTAA
- a CDS encoding DUF736 domain-containing protein, with the protein MNIGSIAKNAAGHLVGRVSTLTVELTIALRPVHSANPNAPKFEVMALSAARAWVRVGALFELASRESGLIFYNGKIEDPSFAQPLYVSLFQQQDGSYNVVWSRPSRRRELPAEMAMPADDGLPPLPGNDASQAGQSEPDVLGASSAPPAFAD; encoded by the coding sequence ATGAACATCGGTTCCATCGCCAAGAACGCCGCCGGCCACCTCGTCGGCCGTGTCTCCACCCTGACCGTCGAGCTCACCATCGCGCTCCGCCCGGTCCACTCGGCCAATCCCAACGCACCCAAGTTCGAGGTGATGGCGCTGTCGGCTGCGCGCGCCTGGGTCCGCGTCGGCGCGCTGTTCGAGCTCGCCTCGCGCGAGAGCGGCCTCATCTTCTACAACGGCAAGATCGAGGACCCGAGCTTCGCCCAGCCGCTCTATGTCTCGCTGTTCCAGCAGCAGGACGGCTCCTACAATGTGGTCTGGTCGCGCCCCTCGCGCCGCCGGGAACTTCCCGCCGAAATGGCGATGCCCGCCGATGATGGCCTGCCGCCGCTGCCGGGCAACGACGCCTCCCAGGCCGGACAGAGCGAACCCGACGTGCTGGGCGCCAGCTCGGCCCCGCCTGCCTTCGCGGACTGA
- a CDS encoding antirestriction protein → MTDTLPAIADAPCNAATLVPDARRGAFLPALFGRRHFFQGETLVYSFLQWLSADYGGGYWQFMERAGHPLYLVPAGRPAYRICCNSNGYEGTVSADAAGIIATLFAFSHLSFEVEDDHLAEAYHRLRDYAGDHPEAAKIFGAID, encoded by the coding sequence ATGACAGACACTCTCCCCGCTATCGCCGATGCCCCCTGCAACGCCGCAACCCTCGTACCCGACGCGCGGCGCGGCGCATTTCTCCCTGCACTTTTTGGCCGCCGTCATTTCTTCCAGGGCGAGACGCTGGTCTATTCCTTCCTGCAGTGGCTCTCGGCCGATTATGGCGGCGGCTATTGGCAGTTCATGGAACGGGCGGGGCACCCGCTCTATCTCGTCCCCGCCGGACGACCGGCCTATCGCATCTGCTGCAACAGCAACGGCTATGAGGGCACCGTCTCCGCCGACGCTGCGGGCATCATCGCCACGCTCTTCGCCTTTTCGCACCTCTCCTTCGAGGTCGAAGACGATCATCTCGCCGAGGCCTACCACCGCCTGCGCGACTATGCCGGCGACCATCCCGAGGCCGCGAAAATCTTCGGCGCGATCGACTAG
- a CDS encoding DUF7673 family protein, which yields MTTIPTDRSSALAARDRLVPLALSDTGQARRVARFLMAWWNGPELGDFPVADLFALDTAVARDIAAIVGFVAQHPGALYIDALGYGDEMQAIIARWHAPQAANAA from the coding sequence ATGACAACGATTCCCACCGACCGCAGCAGCGCGCTGGCCGCGCGCGACCGGCTCGTTCCCCTCGCCCTGTCCGATACCGGGCAGGCGCGGCGGGTCGCCCGCTTTCTCATGGCCTGGTGGAACGGACCCGAGCTGGGCGACTTCCCGGTCGCCGACCTGTTCGCGCTGGACACGGCCGTGGCGCGCGACATCGCGGCGATCGTGGGCTTTGTCGCCCAGCATCCGGGCGCCCTCTATATCGATGCGCTCGGCTATGGCGACGAGATGCAGGCGATCATCGCGCGCTGGCACGCGCCCCAGGCCGCGAACGCGGCCTAA
- a CDS encoding DUF736 domain-containing protein: MNIGSIAKNAAGHLVGRVSTLTVELTIALRPVHSANPNAPKFEVMALSAARAWVRVGALFELASRESGLIFYNGKIEDPSFAQPLYVSLFQQQDGSYNVVWSRPSRRRELPAEMAMPADDGLPPLPGDDAAQAGHSEPEGLGASTAGDDFGGDDAQAPAQGRRGRRQRAVETAD, from the coding sequence ATGAACATCGGTTCCATCGCCAAGAACGCCGCCGGCCACCTCGTCGGCCGTGTCTCCACCCTGACCGTCGAGCTCACCATCGCGCTCCGCCCGGTCCACTCGGCCAATCCCAATGCGCCCAAGTTCGAAGTGATGGCGCTGTCGGCTGCGCGCGCCTGGGTCCGCGTCGGCGCGCTGTTCGAGCTCGCCTCGCGCGAGAGCGGCCTCATCTTCTACAACGGCAAGATCGAGGATCCGAGCTTCGCCCAGCCGCTCTACGTCTCGCTGTTCCAGCAGCAGGACGGCTCCTACAATGTCGTCTGGTCGCGCCCCTCGCGCCGCCGCGAACTCCCCGCCGAAATGGCGATGCCCGCCGACGACGGCCTGCCGCCGCTGCCGGGCGACGACGCCGCCCAGGCCGGACACAGCGAGCCCGAGGGGCTGGGCGCCTCGACCGCCGGTGACGATTTTGGCGGCGATGACGCGCAGGCACCCGCCCAGGGCCGCCGCGGCCGCCGTCAGCGCGCGGTCGAAACCGCCGACTGA
- a CDS encoding SLC13 family permease, producing MTIDQILTLLVLVGVVGVMIWDRLRADVVALAGAAILLMTGVVRPVDVQGAFASPAIIALASLFVIAYALELSGLLDRAIELGVGLCRRLGAKGVWLLLSMIGGLSCFLNSTPIVVLGAPVIRDIARTLGQSPKRYLMPLSYITVLTGCCTLVGTSTNLLVDDMASIAGQARFGIFEITPVGLPIALAGGLYLYFVSGRLLRAHESDERDREPGPLEPIHIGNAQVGDATLFAQKRPFQPLKAAMAFAIFAGAIALAAFGVAPIAATALSGAVLLILLRVISADEAYGGLRPEILILIAGMVVIGIAMESSGLAGEASEFLISSVHGLSPLVALIVLYFATMVLTELLSNATVAVLVTPVAVALADSLGVSPRPFLVGVMMAASAAFATPFGYQTNVIVYQMAGYRYTDFVRVGLPLNLLTATVAILAIQAFFPF from the coding sequence ATGACGATCGATCAAATTCTCACCTTGCTCGTGCTGGTCGGCGTGGTCGGCGTGATGATCTGGGACCGGCTGCGTGCCGACGTCGTGGCGCTTGCGGGCGCGGCGATCCTCCTCATGACCGGGGTCGTGCGGCCGGTGGACGTGCAGGGCGCTTTCGCCAGTCCCGCCATCATCGCCCTCGCCTCGCTATTCGTCATTGCCTATGCGCTGGAGCTCTCAGGCCTGCTCGATCGCGCGATCGAACTCGGCGTCGGTCTCTGCCGGCGCCTGGGCGCCAAGGGGGTGTGGCTGCTCCTCTCGATGATCGGCGGCCTCTCCTGTTTTCTCAATTCGACTCCGATCGTGGTGCTGGGCGCGCCGGTGATCCGCGATATCGCTCGCACCCTGGGACAGTCGCCCAAGCGCTATCTGATGCCGCTCTCGTACATCACCGTCCTCACCGGCTGCTGCACGCTGGTGGGCACTTCGACGAACCTTCTCGTCGACGACATGGCGAGCATTGCCGGACAGGCGCGCTTCGGCATTTTCGAGATCACGCCCGTGGGCCTGCCGATCGCCCTGGCCGGCGGGCTCTATCTCTATTTCGTCAGCGGTCGGCTGCTGCGGGCGCATGAGAGCGACGAGCGGGACCGCGAGCCCGGACCGCTCGAACCCATCCATATCGGCAATGCCCAGGTCGGCGACGCGACGCTGTTCGCGCAAAAGCGCCCCTTCCAACCGCTCAAGGCCGCGATGGCCTTTGCCATCTTTGCCGGCGCGATCGCGCTGGCGGCGTTCGGGGTCGCACCGATCGCGGCGACGGCGCTCAGCGGCGCGGTCCTTCTGATCCTGCTGCGCGTGATCAGCGCCGACGAGGCCTATGGCGGACTGCGTCCGGAAATCCTGATCCTCATAGCGGGCATGGTGGTGATTGGCATCGCTATGGAATCGAGCGGGCTGGCGGGCGAGGCCTCGGAGTTCCTGATTTCCAGCGTCCACGGGCTGAGCCCGCTCGTCGCGCTGATCGTCCTCTACTTCGCCACGATGGTGCTGACCGAGCTTCTGTCCAACGCGACCGTGGCGGTGCTCGTGACGCCTGTCGCCGTGGCGCTGGCCGACAGTCTCGGCGTCAGCCCACGGCCCTTTCTGGTCGGGGTCATGATGGCCGCGAGCGCCGCCTTCGCGACCCCCTTCGGCTACCAGACCAATGTCATCGTCTACCAGATGGCGGGCTATCGCTATACGGACTTCGTCCGGGTCGGCCTGCCGCTCAACCTCCTGACCGCGACCGTGGCGATCCTCGCGATCCAGGCCTTTTTTCCGTTCTGA